A DNA window from Xiphias gladius isolate SHS-SW01 ecotype Sanya breed wild chromosome 3, ASM1685928v1, whole genome shotgun sequence contains the following coding sequences:
- the LOC120788252 gene encoding extracellular serine/threonine protein kinase FAM20C-like: MALSVVALLSCRTMRQNLGRPTRSIYLGLVCLSLTLHLLLALFCLSVLQTACVIPTSSSSFSSSSSLPRTDTQDHQSVSYSSSSSDVSSSRKLPMNPQNDEHHKLNANTLHQKGKDSVSGATEKQKKVIGAGKVIQKVKGRSKLEALFNHPLYNLPHPELKEDDWLLRVKASEDARDTGSEEEESEDAIHDSQWQSASQEEGYDKITWTSDVETHPPWLRFHLGISRWELYNRKDPNLAPLTHYLATQRILCAVQKTGGTQLKLLISFPNYGKALLKPMKQTRDAETDVNLFYFSDFERHNAEIAAFHLDRLLGFNRIPPVTGRLINVTAEIKEITTDHRLSRTFFTSPVGNICFYGQCEYYCSAEHPVCGQPHVLEVSLAAMLPDLTLAPRRSWRSPWRRSYSRTKLAQWEKDPAYCDTVKQTPPYDHGTRLVDLIDMAVLDFLMGNMDRHHYETFEKFGNETFLLHLDNGRAFGRHSRDEPSILAPLQQCCRIRRSTLLRLRLLCLPGFRLSDLMRESLAQDPLAGVAPLLSELHLSALDRRLASVLRVVQTCQDQHRDVIYNDLEGYEEEDDQQLD; encoded by the exons ATGGCTCTTTCTGTTGTTGCGCTTCTTTCCTGCAGGACAATGAGACAGAACCTGGGACGACCCACTCGCTCCATCTATCTGGGTCTGGTGTGTTTGTCCCTCACGCTCCATCTCCTTCTGGCattattttgtctctctgtcctccagacAGCTTGTGTCATTCccacctcttcttcttctttctcttcctcttcatccctTCCAAGAACTGATACCCAGGACCATCAGTCTGtctcctactcctcctcttcttcagatGTCTCCTCCTCACGTAAACTGCCAATGAATCCCCAGAATGATGAGCATCACAAACTGAATGCTAACACATTACACCAAAAAGGGAAAGACTCAGTCAGTGGGGCcactgaaaagcaaaagaaagtgATTGGAGCCGGGAAAGTGATTCAAAAGGTCAAGGGTCGTTCTAAGCTGGAGGCACTGTTCAATCACCCCTTGTACAACCTGCCACACCCAGAGCTGAAAGAAGATGACTGGCTGCTGAGGGTAAAGGCAAGTGAAGATGCAAGGGATACaggaagtgaagaagaagagagcgAAGATGCCATTCATGACAGTCAGTG GCAGAGTGCCAGTCAGGAGGAAGGCTATGACAAAATCACTTGGACGAGCGACGTGGAGACCCACCCTCCCTGGCTACGGTTTCACCTGGGCATCTCTCGCTGGGAGCTGTACAACAGGAAGGATCCCAACCTGGCCCCGCTGACTCATTATTTGGCAACGCAACGTATCCTCTGTGCTG TTCAGAAGACAGGAGGCACCCAGCTCAAACTGCTCATATCGTTCCCAAATTACGGAAAAGCTCTGCTCAAACCCATGAA acaaaCCAGAGATGCAGAGACGGACGTAAACCTCTTCTACTTCTCAGACTTTGAAAGACACAACGCAGAGATCGCTGCCTTTCACCTTGACAG ATTGCTGGGCTTCAACAGGATCCCTCCAGTGACTGGTCGACTCATCAATGTCACCGCAGAGATCAAAGAGATCACCACCGACCACAGGCTGTCCAGGACCTTCTTCACTTCCcctg TGGGGAACATTTGTTTCTATGGCCAGTGTGAGTATTACTGTTCAGCAGAACACCCAGTGTGCGGTCAACCACACGTACTGGAGGTTTCCCTGGCTGCCATGCTACCTGACCTCACCCTTGCTCCCCGCAGGTCCTGGAGGTCACCATGGAGACGATCCTACAGCCGCACAAAGCTTGCACA GTGGGAGAAGGACCCGGCCTACTGTGACACAGTCAAACAGACACCTCCTTACGACCACGGCACCAGACTGGTGGATCTCATAGACATGGCTGTACTGGATTTCCTCATGG GCAACATGGACAGACATCACTATGAGACGTTTGAGAAATTCGGCAATGAGACTTTTCTGCTGCATCTGGATAACGGACGGGC GTTTGGGCGTCACTCTCGGGATGAGCCGTCTATTCTAGCTCCCTTGCAACAGTgttgcag GATTCGTCGCTCCACCCTCCTCCGCTTGCGCCTCTTGTGCCTCCCTGGCTTCCGCCTGAGTGACCTCATGCGGGAGTCACTGGCTCAGGATCCTCTGGCAGGCGTGGCCCCTCTCCTGTCTGAACTACACCTCTCTGCTTTGGACCGACGCCTTGCAAGCGTCCTGCGGGTGGTGCAGACCTGTCAGGATCAGCATAGGGATGTCATCTACAACGACTTGGAAGGatatgaagaagaagatgatcAACAGCTTGactga